The proteins below are encoded in one region of Myxococcales bacterium:
- a CDS encoding MFS transporter produces MTKNHKGFVQGAWCLFDWANSPFTTLVVTFIYATYFTKAIVADEVDGPVLWSRAITITGIAVALFSPLLGYLADRKAWRKQLLWISTLLCAVFCAWLSFVHPEDPQAITKALVFFIVANVAFELQMVFYNAYLPEIAPANKVGRLSGFGWGLGYLGGLVCMAIALFIFVKSPERFGISTNHGFNVRATCLLAAFWLVIFALPFLLSAKKPTPS; encoded by the coding sequence ATGACCAAAAACCACAAAGGTTTTGTGCAAGGAGCGTGGTGTCTCTTTGATTGGGCCAACTCGCCGTTCACAACACTTGTTGTGACCTTCATCTACGCGACCTATTTTACCAAAGCGATTGTCGCTGACGAAGTCGATGGCCCGGTACTTTGGTCTCGAGCGATTACCATCACGGGTATCGCTGTGGCTCTCTTCTCGCCCCTACTCGGCTATCTTGCCGACCGAAAAGCATGGCGTAAGCAACTGCTTTGGATAAGCACTCTTCTGTGTGCCGTGTTTTGTGCCTGGCTAAGTTTTGTTCATCCAGAGGATCCACAAGCCATTACCAAAGCCTTGGTGTTCTTCATTGTTGCCAACGTCGCATTCGAACTTCAAATGGTGTTTTACAATGCCTACCTTCCTGAAATAGCGCCCGCCAACAAAGTGGGCCGATTATCTGGCTTTGGTTGGGGCCTGGGCTACTTGGGTGGCCTGGTTTGCATGGCAATAGCACTTTTCATCTTCGTTAAATCACCGGAGCGCTTTGGCATCAGCACTAACCATGGCTTCAATGTCCGAGCCACTTGCCTGTTGGCTGCGTTTTGGCTTGTTATCTTTGCACTACCTTTTCTTCTGAGTGCAAAAAAACCAACTCCCAGTTAG